In Deinococcus puniceus, one genomic interval encodes:
- a CDS encoding CapA family protein, with amino-acid sequence MRRWAGWRRGGEHLAAALLAFALTSGSSGPPASAPLTFALAGDLSLARGVTQALAGNWTAALDGVRPALQADATLGNLESPLTVAPRQTAGIDLRATPEAVAALSGFTHLNTQNNHAQDGSAAGQAESGATLRRHGILPVTTRLTVSQVRGVPVAWIGFFDDGRTLPPLAAVQDGAKRARVVIVAVHWGAEFGPVTARQRLLARQLAAAGATLIVGSGPHVLQRAEQLGTPRGPTLVLYSLGNLLFDQTFPAARVGAVVRVRWVQGQLDACAVPTRVRAGRVTRATGDEAGPVLARLNLPACAGGMGGLP; translated from the coding sequence GTGAGGCGCTGGGCGGGATGGAGGCGCGGCGGCGAACACTTGGCCGCCGCCCTGCTCGCCTTCGCCCTTACTTCCGGCAGTTCCGGCCCCCCTGCGTCTGCTCCCCTGACCTTTGCCCTTGCCGGAGACCTCAGCCTTGCGCGGGGCGTGACGCAGGCGTTGGCGGGCAACTGGACTGCGGCGCTGGACGGGGTGCGCCCGGCCCTGCAGGCCGACGCCACGCTGGGCAATCTGGAATCTCCGCTGACGGTGGCCCCGCGCCAGACGGCAGGAATAGACCTCCGCGCCACTCCTGAAGCGGTGGCCGCTCTCTCCGGCTTTACGCACCTGAACACCCAAAACAACCACGCGCAGGACGGCAGCGCGGCGGGGCAAGCCGAATCGGGGGCCACTTTACGGCGGCACGGCATCTTGCCCGTGACCACGCGCCTGACCGTTTCGCAGGTACGCGGCGTACCTGTGGCATGGATCGGGTTTTTTGATGATGGGCGTACACTGCCCCCGCTGGCTGCCGTGCAAGACGGTGCAAAGCGGGCGCGGGTAGTCATCGTGGCCGTGCATTGGGGCGCAGAGTTTGGCCCGGTCACAGCGCGGCAACGCCTGCTGGCCCGCCAACTGGCCGCGGCGGGCGCGACACTGATCGTAGGCAGCGGCCCGCACGTGCTTCAGCGGGCAGAACAACTCGGCACCCCACGCGGCCCAACGTTGGTGCTGTACAGCCTCGGCAACCTGCTGTTCGATCAGACCTTTCCGGCGGCACGGGTGGGTGCGGTGGTACGGGTGCGCTGGGTGCAGGGCCAACTGGACGCCTGCGCCGTGCCGACCCGTGTGCGTGCGGGCCGGGTCACGCGGGCCACTGGTGACGAAGCTGGGCCAGTGCTGGCGCGGCTGAATCTTCCGGCCTGTGCTGGGGGCATGGGCGGGCTGCCATGA
- a CDS encoding MOSC domain-containing protein translates to MLTMQELRRSLPRPGRVDWIGLREGRRLPVQSVQHAEAHPLVGLLGDHGKTAPGRLRAISGEAIPFETGEEVPPYLPPPAASSGWTGPGKRQVTLIQAEHLPVIAALAGVQTVTPEEMRRNIVVSGLSVLALKDARFQLGEVILEGTGECHPCSRMEETFGAGGYNAVRGHGGITARVVRGGLIRVGDALTVLPD, encoded by the coding sequence ATGCTCACCATGCAGGAACTCAGACGCAGCTTGCCCCGGCCCGGACGGGTGGACTGGATCGGCCTCCGCGAAGGCCGCCGCCTGCCTGTTCAGAGTGTGCAGCACGCCGAAGCCCATCCGCTCGTGGGCCTGCTGGGCGATCACGGCAAAACCGCGCCGGGTCGTTTGCGGGCCATTTCGGGCGAGGCCATTCCGTTTGAGACTGGAGAGGAAGTGCCGCCGTACCTCCCGCCGCCCGCCGCCTCATCGGGTTGGACTGGCCCCGGCAAACGCCAAGTCACGCTTATTCAGGCCGAACACTTGCCCGTGATCGCGGCTTTGGCGGGCGTGCAAACCGTGACCCCCGAAGAAATGCGGCGCAATATCGTCGTCAGCGGCTTGTCGGTGCTGGCCCTCAAGGACGCCCGCTTTCAGCTTGGAGAGGTGATTTTGGAAGGCACGGGCGAATGCCACCCCTGCTCGCGCATGGAAGAGACCTTTGGGGCGGGCGGCTACAACGCGGTGCGCGGGCACGGCGGCATCACAGCGCGGGTAGTGCGGGGCGGCCTGATCCGGGTAGGCGACGCGCTGACCGTGTTGCCCGATTGA
- a CDS encoding YqhA family protein has protein sequence MSQRRSSPSHVRATAIQRAFGFSRLIVEIGVLSALAFSLALFVAAIVQAYVSITEAFARLGQEDTTKHLMIAAVEQTDTLLVAMALLIISLGMQSLFIGGIKNVPEWLHIRTFEDLKQKLLGIVITAIAVDFFSVALEWTGGYDVLIYGAAVAAMILSIGVYSVILSRQSERHQVGDHTEGEQHSSGPLAEDEGAAR, from the coding sequence GTGAGTCAGCGCCGTTCTTCCCCCAGCCATGTCCGGGCCACTGCCATCCAGCGGGCCTTCGGGTTTTCGCGCCTGATCGTCGAAATCGGCGTGTTGAGTGCGCTCGCCTTCAGTCTGGCGCTGTTCGTGGCCGCCATCGTGCAGGCCTACGTCAGCATCACCGAGGCTTTTGCGCGGCTGGGCCAGGAAGACACCACCAAGCACCTGATGATCGCGGCTGTGGAGCAGACCGATACGCTGCTGGTGGCGATGGCGTTATTGATCATCAGCCTCGGCATGCAGTCGCTGTTTATCGGCGGCATCAAAAATGTGCCCGAATGGTTGCACATCCGCACTTTCGAAGACCTGAAGCAAAAGCTGCTGGGCATCGTCATCACGGCCATCGCCGTCGACTTTTTTTCGGTGGCGCTGGAATGGACGGGCGGCTACGACGTGCTGATCTACGGGGCAGCCGTGGCCGCCATGATCCTGTCTATCGGCGTGTATTCGGTCATTTTGTCGCGCCAGAGCGAGCGGCATCAGGTCGGTGACCACACAGAGGGGGAGCAGCACAGTTCAGGCCCCTTGGCCGAAGATGAGGGCGCGGCACGGTGA
- a CDS encoding tRNA (adenine(22)-N(1))-methyltransferase TrmK has product MRRFVRLDERLEAVLALLDTDTHADIGSDHAKLPLRLIQTGRARRCIVIELNPGPLALARRNVARAGLADYIEIRAGDGFAPLHPAEADSASITGMGAGTIAVILRRAEVGVLPPTLVLQPNDNPAPIRVWAQQSGYHLTHERLIDGYWPYPVLRLLRHPGPDPAYSGLPHTAALRYGPHLLREAGPLLAARIRADVLRLTPLAAPGRTAQLELDAAQDALQVIGRRV; this is encoded by the coding sequence GTGCGGCGGTTCGTTCGGCTGGACGAGCGCCTAGAAGCTGTCTTGGCGCTTCTGGACACAGACACGCACGCCGACATAGGTTCCGATCATGCCAAGTTACCCCTGCGCCTGATCCAGACCGGGCGGGCGCGGCGCTGCATCGTCATAGAACTCAATCCCGGCCCGCTGGCGTTGGCGCGGCGCAATGTGGCCCGTGCCGGACTGGCAGACTACATCGAGATCCGCGCAGGCGACGGCTTTGCACCCCTGCACCCCGCTGAGGCCGACAGCGCCAGCATTACGGGCATGGGCGCGGGCACCATCGCGGTCATTTTGCGGCGGGCAGAGGTAGGGGTCTTGCCGCCTACGCTGGTGCTGCAGCCCAACGATAATCCGGCCCCCATTCGCGTGTGGGCGCAGCAATCGGGCTATCACCTGACTCACGAGCGCCTGATAGACGGCTACTGGCCGTATCCGGTGCTGCGTCTACTGAGGCATCCCGGCCCCGATCCGGCCTATTCGGGCCTGCCGCACACCGCCGCCCTGCGCTACGGCCCCCACCTGCTGCGCGAAGCTGGGCCGCTGCTGGCTGCCCGCATCCGCGCCGACGTGCTGCGCCTGACCCCACTGGCCGCACCGGGCCGCACCGCACAACTGGAACTGGACGCCGCACAGGACGCGCTACAGGTCATCGGACGCCGTGTCTGA
- a CDS encoding GNAT family N-acetyltransferase, giving the protein MRHALTLTEGNLTLRPLTPAGIPVLLALTRATADEWALMGSQPTEEAYFQAALDAPDALPFVLEVNGDVMGGTRLGGLSQAHRAAEIGWTFLRPALHGTGANRRMKLLLLTYAFGGLWDGLGCVRVQLRTDARNVRSQRAIEKLGAVREGVLRSHMITASGYLRDTVMYSITREEWPGVRAGLGGGDVA; this is encoded by the coding sequence ATGCGGCACGCCCTGACCTTGACTGAAGGCAACCTGACCTTGCGGCCCCTGACGCCTGCCGGCATTCCCGTTCTCCTAGCCCTGACCCGCGCCACAGCCGATGAATGGGCCTTGATGGGCAGCCAGCCCACCGAAGAAGCCTATTTTCAGGCCGCGCTGGACGCGCCCGATGCCCTGCCGTTCGTGCTGGAAGTGAACGGAGACGTGATGGGCGGAACGCGCTTAGGCGGCTTAAGTCAGGCCCACCGCGCCGCCGAAATTGGCTGGACATTCCTTAGACCCGCCCTGCACGGTACGGGGGCCAACCGCCGCATGAAACTGCTGCTGCTCACTTACGCCTTTGGGGGCCTCTGGGACGGCCTCGGCTGCGTGCGTGTGCAACTCAGAACCGACGCCCGCAACGTCCGTAGTCAGCGGGCCATAGAAAAACTGGGAGCGGTGCGCGAAGGCGTGTTGCGCTCGCATATGATCACGGCCAGCGGCTATCTGCGCGACACGGTGATGTATTCCATCACGCGGGAGGAGTGGCCGGGGGTGCGGGCGGGGTTGGGCGGCGGTGATGTGGCGTAG
- a CDS encoding M3 family oligoendopeptidase, with translation MTAQLEAVERILAVPEDQTRWDTFAPRYQALQDADLTADGVPAWLAQWSAVDADLTQARSKLSTHADLHTDDEAIQARFQAFVQDVIPGVQRAEQALTEKLLAVPGYVPAPDFALNYRRFRDAAALFREANVELGTTHEQQMSRHGVITGNQTVTLDGESVTVPQAKARLDDPDRAARESAWQALAASNLAVAPDLDALMLELIATRQQLARNADLGNFRDYMWKRLDRVDYTPADCTAFHEAVREEVVPLTTRMMADIAATLGLDTVRPWDYNRNNLLDPQGRAPLKPFTTGAELEELAQAAFDSLDADLGARFRSMRGGLLDLESRPGKMAHAYCEYYPVENQPFVLMNVVGTGEDVRVLFHEVGHAFHGFYSGDAQPLLWNRWSPIEFVEIPSMAMEFLTLDHLGHALTPDELTRYRAKQLEGVVAFLPWAAQMDAFQHWLYAEAPADLTIADLDNKWLELDRTFHPFINWDGLDEGIRAKGWQYYHIFRAPFYYIEYAMCYLAAVGIWQGARLDPAAALTNYKTALRLGSTAPNPELYRAAGVEFRFDREYIKGLMAFLGEQLA, from the coding sequence ATGACCGCACAACTAGAGGCTGTGGAACGCATTCTGGCCGTTCCCGAAGACCAAACCCGCTGGGACACCTTCGCGCCGCGCTATCAGGCGTTGCAGGACGCCGACCTGACCGCGGACGGCGTTCCCGCATGGCTGGCCCAGTGGAGCGCCGTAGACGCCGATCTGACGCAGGCCCGCTCCAAACTGTCCACGCACGCCGACCTGCACACCGATGACGAGGCGATTCAGGCGCGGTTTCAGGCGTTCGTGCAAGACGTGATTCCCGGCGTGCAACGGGCCGAGCAAGCCCTGACCGAAAAGCTGCTGGCCGTGCCCGGTTACGTGCCCGCCCCCGATTTTGCCCTGAATTACCGCCGATTCCGCGACGCCGCCGCCCTGTTCCGTGAGGCGAACGTGGAACTGGGCACCACGCACGAGCAGCAGATGTCGCGGCATGGGGTCATTACGGGCAACCAGACCGTGACGTTGGACGGTGAAAGCGTGACCGTGCCTCAGGCCAAAGCCCGGCTGGACGACCCAGACCGCGCCGCCCGCGAAAGCGCTTGGCAGGCACTGGCCGCCAGCAATCTGGCCGTGGCCCCCGACCTCGACGCGCTGATGCTGGAACTGATCGCCACGCGCCAGCAACTCGCCCGCAACGCCGATTTGGGCAATTTCCGCGACTATATGTGGAAGCGCCTTGACCGCGTGGACTACACGCCCGCCGACTGCACCGCCTTCCATGAAGCCGTGCGGGAAGAAGTGGTGCCGCTGACGACCCGCATGATGGCCGACATTGCCGCCACATTGGGCCTCGATACCGTGCGCCCTTGGGATTACAACCGCAACAACTTGCTTGATCCGCAAGGCCGCGCACCGCTGAAGCCCTTTACCACAGGCGCAGAGTTGGAGGAGTTGGCCCAAGCCGCCTTCGACTCGCTGGACGCCGACCTGGGCGCACGTTTCCGCTCTATGCGCGGCGGCTTGCTTGACCTAGAATCACGGCCCGGTAAAATGGCGCACGCCTACTGCGAGTACTACCCCGTGGAAAATCAACCTTTCGTGCTGATGAACGTGGTGGGCACGGGCGAAGACGTGCGCGTGCTGTTTCACGAAGTCGGGCACGCCTTCCACGGCTTTTACAGCGGCGACGCGCAACCGCTGCTCTGGAACCGCTGGAGTCCGATTGAATTCGTAGAAATTCCTAGCATGGCGATGGAATTCTTGACGCTCGATCATCTGGGCCATGCCCTGACGCCCGACGAACTGACCCGCTACCGCGCCAAGCAGCTGGAAGGCGTGGTGGCCTTTTTGCCGTGGGCCGCGCAGATGGACGCTTTTCAGCACTGGCTCTACGCCGAAGCCCCCGCCGACCTGACCATTGCCGATTTGGATAACAAGTGGCTGGAACTTGACCGTACCTTCCACCCCTTCATCAACTGGGACGGACTGGACGAAGGCATTCGGGCCAAGGGCTGGCAGTATTACCACATCTTCCGTGCGCCGTTTTATTACATCGAATACGCTATGTGTTATCTCGCGGCGGTGGGCATTTGGCAGGGGGCGCGGCTTGACCCGGCGGCGGCCCTCACCAACTACAAAACCGCCCTGCGCCTAGGCAGCACGGCCCCCAACCCGGAGTTGTACCGTGCAGCGGGTGTGGAATTCCGCTTTGACCGCGAGTACATCAAAGGGCTGATGGCCTTTTTGGGCGAACAGTTGGCGTAA
- a CDS encoding GNAT family N-acetyltransferase, whose translation MTATELQVETFDKATASPQERLAAADLILACYAAAYPEDPPLVRDQVAATLGDHLPDEVVLPSLVRVGGQVIGWAKLEFSLTQNLHAAHANIMVHPDHRRAGVGRALAATMEQQARQQGRRIVTFMTSDRVPAAHAFADSLGGEAALPMRQSQLVVADVSAELLERWCTRPEADPYRLHVWTTLPEEYLARAADLMGVMNSAPRGELDVEDWTFTPEMIRGWEKMMAKEGELCLTLAAEDTATGTLAGYTQLFWHPQRASIAYQGATAVRPEYRGAGLGKWLKAAALRQLPAQCPGTRFIRTNNADVNAAMLAINVQMGFLPYAAVTEWQLKLD comes from the coding sequence ATGACGGCAACTGAGCTACAAGTAGAGACATTCGACAAGGCCACGGCGTCCCCGCAGGAGCGGCTGGCAGCGGCAGACCTTATTTTGGCCTGCTATGCGGCGGCCTACCCCGAAGACCCACCGTTGGTGCGGGATCAGGTGGCCGCTACATTGGGCGATCATCTGCCCGATGAGGTGGTGTTGCCCTCTCTGGTGCGCGTGGGCGGGCAGGTGATCGGCTGGGCCAAACTGGAATTCAGCCTGACGCAGAATTTGCACGCCGCACACGCCAACATCATGGTTCACCCCGACCACCGCCGCGCTGGAGTGGGCCGCGCTTTGGCTGCCACCATGGAGCAGCAAGCCCGTCAACAGGGGCGGCGCATCGTGACCTTCATGACCTCTGACCGCGTGCCTGCCGCCCATGCCTTTGCCGACAGCTTGGGCGGAGAAGCGGCCCTGCCCATGCGCCAGAGCCAGTTGGTGGTGGCCGACGTCAGCGCCGAACTGCTTGAGCGCTGGTGCACCCGCCCCGAAGCTGACCCCTACCGACTGCACGTCTGGACGACCCTTCCCGAAGAATATCTGGCCCGCGCCGCCGACCTGATGGGCGTGATGAACAGCGCGCCACGCGGGGAGTTGGACGTGGAAGACTGGACATTTACGCCCGAGATGATCCGGGGCTGGGAAAAAATGATGGCGAAGGAGGGTGAACTCTGCCTGACGCTGGCCGCCGAAGACACGGCCACAGGCACGCTAGCTGGATACACGCAACTGTTCTGGCATCCTCAGCGGGCCAGCATTGCCTATCAGGGGGCAACCGCCGTGCGGCCAGAGTACCGGGGCGCGGGCCTCGGCAAATGGCTGAAAGCCGCCGCCCTGCGCCAGTTGCCCGCCCAGTGCCCTGGCACCCGCTTTATTCGCACCAACAACGCCGACGTGAACGCCGCCATGCTCGCCATCAATGTGCAGATGGGCTTTCTGCCCTACGCCGCCGTGACCGAGTGGCAGCTCAAGCTGGACTAA